One genomic window of Sporolituus thermophilus DSM 23256 includes the following:
- a CDS encoding ECF transporter S component, whose protein sequence is MTTSSKLTTSAVFITFGVILPVAFHYVGAMGPVFLPMHIPILIAGLFLGARAGFLTGLITPGLSSLLTGMPPLMPTLPIMTVELSIYGLIGGFLYRQKGLPLLLALVGAMITGRLAAAVIVYILAMTVHIKLQPLAYLSGAVLTGLPGIAIQLVLIPLIVNRLKSVN, encoded by the coding sequence GTGACGACTTCCAGCAAGCTGACGACCAGCGCCGTTTTTATTACCTTCGGGGTAATCCTTCCCGTCGCCTTTCACTATGTAGGAGCAATGGGCCCTGTATTTTTGCCAATGCATATCCCCATTCTTATTGCCGGACTATTTTTAGGCGCCAGGGCAGGATTTCTTACCGGCCTGATTACGCCCGGGCTTAGTTCGCTGCTTACAGGAATGCCGCCTTTAATGCCAACGCTGCCAATTATGACGGTCGAGCTAAGCATCTATGGACTGATCGGCGGCTTCTTGTATCGACAAAAAGGACTGCCGCTTTTGTTGGCGCTGGTTGGTGCTATGATCACGGGCAGACTGGCGGCCGCTGTCATAGTGTATATATTAGCCATGACCGTACATATCAAGCTACAGCCGCTCGCGTATCTTTCAGGCGCTGTGCTGACAGGGTTGCCAGGCATAGCTATTCAGCTAGTCCTTATACCGCTGATTGTTAACAGACTAAAATCCGTTAATTAA
- a CDS encoding TonB-dependent receptor plug domain-containing protein, which yields MNKKKLAIKVMLALSLATTPAFASQIPSYDMGEIIVSADAYRLTTDTETINIKVVSPGKTTSIPDILRQVSGIDVQQRTPYDNQDGTVKLRGFDTRRFTVLVDGRPVNMSGVMGGNYVDWNAIPLDQVEKIQIIKGAKTAQHGNTLGGVINIITKEVQTAGGMLETGVGENGQYQYRLHYGASSHDLAWNIYGSKFGRDAFLRNNSYDADQYGFTAKYRISPGDSLKANWHKTKEHHGMIIQNYPGVTFGYDPGYPQITNTDAEKFLGGIIPSPGSFWEKDLTTYDATWSHKTTQGFIDLTYWKNNEKRREVNYSSGAVSLDRTVVTDLSRGWQLKGEQTAGRSTYAYGAEYKQLRYGYGWYNVGSGMALNPSQKVNLFGSYIEKTWSLDDRWTGNIGLRYDKMTGRPDAASDILNVDHNALSPKLNFSFRNDQQTTTFISVNRLWRSPSMAEFYWWSKNYTSTDPKVIGDGLMLNPEKGWEYELGVERKVFPQLTTKLTAYYQNINDYINFTHQYPYSCYNIPKAKLWGFEWENSYQLNQAARVFLTYTNQHTKKEGIDPSDNLGLRHELDYRPRHKATLGYQYDAKPWHIRYTVDYTGEQSANYPYGTSGIIRLGGYVVHDLAVTRDLAADSSLTLSINNLFDKHYAEQNNYPMPGRLVSAVYRYKL from the coding sequence ATGAATAAAAAGAAGCTCGCAATCAAGGTCATGCTCGCATTGTCGCTGGCGACAACGCCAGCTTTCGCCTCCCAGATCCCGAGCTATGACATGGGTGAAATTATCGTTAGCGCTGATGCTTACAGACTGACAACTGATACCGAAACAATTAACATAAAAGTAGTCAGTCCCGGAAAAACAACCAGTATACCAGACATCTTGCGCCAAGTTTCCGGCATAGATGTTCAGCAACGCACGCCTTACGACAACCAAGACGGAACCGTTAAATTGCGCGGTTTCGATACCAGGCGGTTTACCGTATTAGTGGATGGCCGGCCGGTAAATATGTCGGGTGTCATGGGCGGAAATTATGTGGACTGGAACGCCATTCCACTTGATCAAGTAGAAAAAATCCAAATTATTAAAGGAGCCAAAACTGCCCAGCACGGCAACACCTTGGGCGGTGTCATCAATATTATCACCAAAGAAGTGCAAACAGCCGGCGGGATGCTGGAAACCGGCGTTGGGGAGAACGGACAGTATCAGTACCGGCTGCATTATGGCGCCAGTTCCCATGACCTGGCCTGGAATATCTATGGCAGCAAGTTCGGCCGTGACGCCTTTTTGCGCAACAACAGCTATGATGCCGACCAATACGGATTTACCGCCAAATACCGCATTAGTCCCGGTGACAGCCTAAAGGCAAATTGGCACAAAACAAAAGAGCATCACGGCATGATTATTCAAAACTATCCTGGTGTAACATTTGGTTACGACCCGGGTTACCCTCAGATCACAAATACTGATGCAGAGAAATTTCTCGGCGGCATAATCCCATCTCCAGGGTCATTTTGGGAAAAAGACTTAACTACCTATGACGCAACCTGGAGTCACAAGACTACACAAGGTTTTATTGACCTGACCTACTGGAAAAACAACGAAAAACGCCGCGAGGTAAACTACTCGTCCGGTGCCGTATCACTAGACCGCACAGTAGTCACTGACTTGTCGCGCGGCTGGCAATTAAAAGGCGAACAGACAGCCGGTCGCAGCACCTATGCTTACGGCGCCGAGTACAAACAGCTCCGCTACGGTTACGGTTGGTATAATGTAGGGTCAGGTATGGCTCTTAATCCTTCACAAAAGGTAAACTTATTCGGGAGCTACATAGAAAAAACTTGGTCGCTTGATGACCGCTGGACAGGCAACATCGGCCTACGCTACGATAAGATGACCGGTCGGCCTGATGCCGCTAGTGACATACTCAATGTAGATCATAACGCCCTGTCGCCCAAACTAAACTTTTCGTTCCGCAACGACCAGCAAACCACCACCTTCATCTCAGTCAACCGTTTGTGGCGTTCGCCGTCGATGGCGGAATTTTACTGGTGGTCGAAAAATTACACCAGCACAGATCCGAAGGTTATTGGCGATGGCCTGATGCTCAATCCCGAAAAAGGCTGGGAATATGAACTGGGCGTAGAGCGCAAGGTGTTTCCCCAGCTTACGACCAAACTCACCGCTTACTATCAAAATATAAATGACTACATAAACTTTACTCACCAATATCCGTATTCTTGCTATAATATTCCCAAGGCCAAGCTCTGGGGCTTTGAGTGGGAAAACAGCTACCAGCTAAATCAGGCCGCACGCGTATTTTTAACTTACACCAACCAACATACAAAAAAAGAGGGCATAGACCCAAGCGACAATCTTGGTTTACGCCACGAATTGGACTATCGTCCGCGGCATAAAGCAACGCTGGGCTACCAGTACGACGCCAAACCCTGGCACATTCGCTACACTGTTGACTATACCGGTGAGCAATCAGCCAACTACCCCTATGGAACCTCCGGTATCATCAGACTTGGCGGCTACGTTGTCCACGACCTGGCTGTCACCCGCGACCTAGCGGCAGATAGTTCGCTTACACTGTCTATAAATAATCTCTTTGACAAACATTACGCCGAGCAAAACAACTATCCCATGCCGGGTCGACTGGTAAGTGCCGTATACCGGTATAAACTGTAA
- a CDS encoding class I SAM-dependent methyltransferase: MNSEQAFFNQLAQWWDDLRCADDNKIAALVAMIGINTGDTVLDVGCGTGILLPFLKKVLGETGNITAIDFAANMITRAAAKHRHLSGITYVTGDILDYQPPQAFDKIICFNFFPHVKDKTAFLAKMKSMLNTGGILVIMHDLSRQAVNAIHAGNTTVQDDRLPPSDIVAQMLQQADFSVLAAVDNDEYYFIKANVNK, from the coding sequence ATGAACAGCGAACAAGCCTTTTTCAACCAACTCGCACAGTGGTGGGATGACCTCCGCTGTGCCGATGATAACAAAATTGCCGCTTTGGTCGCTATGATTGGCATCAATACAGGCGACACCGTCCTTGACGTGGGTTGCGGCACCGGTATTTTGCTTCCCTTTCTCAAAAAAGTTTTAGGTGAAACCGGAAACATTACCGCTATAGATTTTGCCGCCAATATGATCACCCGCGCCGCCGCTAAACATCGCCATCTTAGCGGCATTACCTATGTTACCGGCGATATACTTGACTATCAGCCACCCCAGGCTTTCGACAAAATTATTTGCTTTAACTTTTTCCCGCACGTTAAAGACAAAACCGCTTTTCTGGCGAAAATGAAATCCATGCTGAACACCGGCGGCATACTGGTAATCATGCATGATTTATCGCGCCAGGCGGTTAATGCTATTCACGCCGGCAACACAACCGTACAAGACGACCGCCTGCCGCCTAGCGATATAGTGGCGCAAATGTTACAACAGGCCGATTTTTCCGTACTTGCCGCCGTCGATAACGATGAATACTATTTTATTAAAGCTAACGTGAACAAGTAA
- the floA gene encoding flotillin-like protein FloA (flotillin-like protein involved in membrane lipid rafts), whose product MIQLIGPIFVLFLFIVGIALFLHFVPLGLWISALAAGVHVGIMTLIGMRLRRVPPAQIVLPLIKANKAGLDVNVNQLEAHYLAGGNVDRVVDALIAAHRAQIPLTFERAAAIDLAGRNVLEAVQMSVNPKVIETPIVSAVAKNGIELKVKARVTVRANIDRLVGGAGEATVLARVGEGIVTTVGSADDHKEVLENPDHISRTVLAKGLDAGTAFEILSIDIADVDVGRNIGAELLTDQAEAEKRIAQAKAEERRAMAVAKEQEMKAFTQEMQAKVAEAQAEVPRALAIALREGRMGVMDYYNMNNIMADTEMRETIAKAGPVMAQTPAKADEPPKK is encoded by the coding sequence ATGATTCAATTAATCGGCCCCATTTTTGTTTTGTTTCTTTTCATTGTCGGTATCGCCTTATTTCTCCATTTTGTTCCGCTTGGACTGTGGATATCGGCGCTGGCCGCCGGTGTTCACGTCGGTATTATGACCTTAATTGGCATGCGGTTGCGGCGAGTCCCGCCGGCCCAAATCGTCCTGCCGTTAATCAAGGCCAACAAAGCAGGTCTGGACGTAAACGTCAACCAGTTGGAAGCCCATTATCTTGCTGGCGGTAACGTTGACCGGGTGGTGGACGCCCTGATTGCGGCTCACCGCGCGCAAATCCCGCTCACCTTTGAGCGAGCCGCGGCCATTGATCTTGCAGGGCGTAATGTTCTGGAAGCGGTGCAAATGAGTGTAAATCCCAAAGTAATTGAAACGCCCATTGTTTCCGCTGTGGCTAAAAATGGCATTGAGCTCAAGGTAAAAGCACGGGTCACCGTGCGGGCAAATATTGACCGCTTGGTTGGGGGCGCCGGCGAGGCAACCGTTCTGGCCAGGGTTGGCGAAGGAATTGTCACAACCGTCGGTTCGGCTGATGACCATAAGGAAGTATTAGAAAATCCTGACCATATTTCGCGCACTGTTCTTGCCAAAGGACTTGATGCCGGTACGGCTTTTGAAATTTTGTCGATTGATATTGCCGACGTCGATGTAGGTCGCAACATTGGCGCTGAGTTGTTAACCGACCAGGCCGAAGCGGAAAAACGCATTGCCCAGGCTAAGGCGGAAGAGCGGCGGGCTATGGCTGTGGCCAAAGAGCAGGAAATGAAAGCTTTTACCCAGGAAATGCAGGCCAAAGTGGCGGAAGCCCAGGCCGAAGTGCCGCGTGCTTTAGCTATTGCGCTGCGCGAAGGGCGGATGGGGGTAATGGATTATTACAATATGAACAATATAATGGCCGATACCGAAATGCGTGAAACTATTGCCAAAGCCGGCCCGGTGATGGCTCAAACGCCGGCAAAGGCTGATGAACCGCCGAAAAAGTAG
- a CDS encoding NfeD family protein, with translation MRYKLLAVVFLLIFIFSLAGPNVLAADERQPVLLIPIKGEINASQAALVRRVLTEASTQKAQAVLVEIDTFGGLVDPAVAIRDIIIDYPLPTICYIKNRAWSAGALIALAHKHIVIAPGGSLGAAEPIPATEKTIAALKAEFAATANKRGRDPRIAEAMVDKTLGLPGYAQPGQILALTDYQAQQVGYADLVAPDRETVLKHYGLANAPLIEYAPGWTERAAGWLSDPTVKSLLLSIIFLAVLTEIKTAGIGVAALLGLGAALLFFGSQWLTGFAGWLEILLFIGGLILLAMELYVPGFGLFGLTGIVAILASFFLTLGGGFLALNVLAGSLILAVIIFLLIVKRLPASKLWARLVLKESETTQAGFVSARDYSQFVGKTGTVISFLRPAGMIEIEGTQLDVLSEGRYVPPGTKVKVINVNGGRIVVRPINDEEER, from the coding sequence ATGCGGTATAAGCTGTTAGCAGTTGTTTTTCTGCTTATATTTATATTTTCCCTTGCCGGGCCAAACGTTTTGGCCGCCGACGAGCGCCAGCCCGTACTCCTCATACCCATCAAGGGTGAAATTAACGCCAGTCAGGCAGCATTGGTGCGGCGGGTGCTGACCGAGGCGTCAACCCAAAAAGCGCAAGCCGTCCTAGTTGAGATTGATACGTTTGGCGGTTTGGTCGATCCGGCGGTTGCGATTAGAGACATTATTATTGATTATCCGTTGCCCACTATTTGTTACATAAAGAACCGGGCATGGTCGGCGGGGGCCCTTATCGCCTTAGCCCATAAACATATTGTCATTGCTCCTGGCGGCAGTCTGGGGGCGGCTGAGCCTATACCGGCAACGGAAAAAACCATTGCCGCATTAAAGGCTGAATTTGCCGCGACCGCCAATAAACGCGGCCGGGATCCCCGCATCGCCGAAGCCATGGTGGACAAAACGCTTGGCCTGCCAGGGTATGCTCAACCCGGCCAGATTTTGGCGCTCACCGATTACCAAGCCCAGCAAGTCGGCTATGCCGATTTGGTGGCGCCTGATCGTGAGACTGTACTCAAGCATTACGGCTTGGCGAACGCTCCCTTAATAGAGTACGCGCCGGGGTGGACGGAACGGGCGGCTGGATGGTTGTCTGACCCGACGGTTAAATCACTGCTGTTATCTATTATTTTTCTCGCGGTGCTGACTGAGATCAAGACCGCGGGCATAGGTGTGGCCGCCCTGCTAGGCCTTGGTGCTGCGCTGCTCTTCTTTGGCAGTCAGTGGCTGACGGGTTTTGCGGGCTGGCTGGAAATCTTGCTATTTATTGGCGGTTTAATTTTGTTGGCTATGGAACTCTACGTTCCCGGTTTTGGACTATTTGGTCTTACGGGTATTGTCGCCATTTTAGCCAGTTTTTTTCTTACGTTGGGCGGCGGCTTTCTCGCTCTCAATGTTTTAGCCGGTAGTCTTATATTGGCTGTTATCATCTTTCTGCTAATAGTAAAGCGCCTTCCGGCCAGCAAACTGTGGGCCAGATTGGTGCTTAAGGAGAGTGAGACGACACAAGCCGGCTTCGTTAGTGCCCGCGATTATAGCCAGTTTGTTGGCAAAACGGGGACAGTTATTTCTTTTTTGCGCCCGGCGGGGATGATAGAGATTGAAGGCACCCAGCTTGACGTCCTGTCCGAAGGGCGATATGTACCGCCAGGAACAAAGGTTAAGGTGATAAACGTCAATGGCGGTCGTATCGTTGTAAGACCAATAAATGATGAGGAGGAACGGTAA
- a CDS encoding GatB/YqeY domain-containing protein: MSIKDRLTEDMKQAMKDKEAGKLRLSVIRMVRASIKNAEIDQKKELGDEEVLEVISREVKMRRDSIAEFQKGNRPDLVENLEQEIAILMQYLPPQLSEAEIRDLVMEAIAQTQAASAKDMGKVMAVLMPKVKGRADGKTVNAIVRELLNQ; the protein is encoded by the coding sequence ATGTCGATCAAGGATAGGCTTACAGAAGACATGAAGCAGGCCATGAAAGACAAAGAGGCCGGTAAATTGCGTCTCTCTGTCATTCGCATGGTACGCGCCAGCATCAAAAATGCGGAAATCGACCAAAAAAAAGAACTTGGTGACGAAGAAGTCCTGGAAGTCATCTCCAGAGAAGTTAAGATGCGGCGGGATTCTATCGCAGAGTTCCAAAAAGGCAACCGCCCCGACTTGGTCGAAAACCTAGAACAAGAGATTGCCATTCTGATGCAATACCTTCCCCCACAGTTAAGCGAAGCGGAGATTCGGGACTTGGTGATGGAAGCCATTGCCCAAACGCAGGCAGCTAGCGCCAAGGATATGGGCAAGGTCATGGCGGTACTGATGCCGAAAGTAAAAGGTCGTGCTGATGGTAAGACAGTCAACGCTATTGTCCGCGAACTATTGAATCAATAA
- the rpsU gene encoding 30S ribosomal protein S21 — translation MSEVRVGKNETLDSALRRFKRSCQKAGVLSEVRKREHYEKPSVKRKKKSEAARKRKHKG, via the coding sequence ATGTCAGAAGTCAGAGTTGGCAAAAACGAAACATTGGACAGCGCGCTCCGTAGATTTAAGCGCTCTTGCCAAAAAGCGGGCGTATTATCCGAAGTCAGAAAACGCGAGCATTACGAAAAGCCGAGTGTAAAACGCAAGAAAAAGTCCGAGGCGGCCCGGAAACGTAAACATAAAGGTTAA
- a CDS encoding histidine triad nucleotide-binding protein: MQQDCIFCKIAKKEVPVQPVYEDEQIIAFPDINPAAPVHVLVIPKKHIANLLEITPEDRALAGHIMTVIPQVAARLGVAEDGFRVVINTKDNGGQTVHHLHCHILGGRFMTWPPG, translated from the coding sequence ATGCAACAGGACTGTATTTTTTGCAAAATTGCCAAAAAAGAAGTGCCGGTGCAGCCGGTTTACGAGGACGAGCAAATCATCGCTTTTCCCGATATTAATCCGGCCGCGCCAGTTCATGTGCTGGTTATTCCCAAAAAGCATATTGCCAACCTCCTGGAGATCACACCGGAAGATAGGGCGCTTGCAGGGCATATTATGACAGTCATTCCGCAAGTTGCCGCCCGATTGGGCGTGGCGGAAGATGGCTTTCGCGTTGTCATTAATACCAAGGATAACGGGGGACAAACAGTTCACCACCTCCACTGCCACATCCTAGGAGGTAGGTTCATGACATGGCCTCCAGGCTAA
- the mtaB gene encoding tRNA (N(6)-L-threonylcarbamoyladenosine(37)-C(2))-methylthiotransferase MtaB — MPRAAFTTLGCKVNQFETEVIEGLFKQRGYTIVSFDEPADVYVINTCSVTHLGEKKSRQLIRRAARVNPEAVIVATGCYAQVSPDKVAAIPEVDVIVGTQDRSRIVDLVEEARRTRGQVNAVTDIMTAEQFEDIPIFDAPGRTRAFLKIQEGCINFCTYCIIPYARGPLRSRALDSVRREAEKLVAAGFKEIVLTGIHLGAYGRDTGGNLELADAVETVLGVTGLVRLRLSSLESVEVSDRLVELMRRDAKLCPHLHLPLQAGDDHVLSKMNRHYTTEEYSRLVGAIRRRVPDLAVTTDVIVGFPGETPAMFANSLAFVERMAFAKVHIFPYSRRSGTPAAAYPDQVPEEEKKRRVREMQRVAEKGAAAFLDAFVGREMEVLFETANNGVVDGLTGNYIRVYTRGGGDLVGALGVVRLEKPYKDGLWGTLLA, encoded by the coding sequence ATGCCGCGGGCGGCTTTTACGACGCTAGGCTGTAAAGTTAATCAGTTTGAAACCGAAGTTATCGAAGGACTATTCAAGCAGCGCGGGTATACAATCGTTTCCTTTGACGAGCCGGCCGACGTTTATGTTATTAATACCTGTTCGGTTACGCATTTAGGCGAAAAAAAGTCGCGCCAACTGATCAGGCGGGCGGCCCGGGTCAATCCTGAGGCCGTTATTGTCGCCACCGGCTGCTATGCTCAGGTTTCGCCGGACAAAGTCGCGGCCATTCCCGAGGTAGATGTAATTGTTGGTACCCAGGACCGAAGCCGAATCGTTGATCTGGTGGAAGAGGCGCGCAGAACCCGCGGGCAAGTCAATGCCGTAACTGATATTATGACAGCGGAGCAGTTTGAGGACATTCCTATTTTTGATGCTCCCGGCCGAACGCGTGCCTTTTTGAAAATTCAAGAAGGGTGTATCAATTTTTGTACATACTGTATTATCCCTTATGCCCGCGGACCGTTGCGTTCCCGCGCCTTAGATAGCGTGAGGCGGGAAGCGGAAAAACTGGTCGCCGCCGGTTTTAAGGAAATTGTTTTGACCGGGATTCACCTTGGCGCTTACGGCCGTGATACGGGCGGCAACCTGGAACTAGCCGACGCCGTAGAGACGGTACTTGGTGTCACCGGATTAGTGCGTCTGCGTCTCAGTTCGCTTGAATCGGTCGAAGTGTCCGATCGGCTTGTCGAGCTGATGCGTCGTGACGCTAAGCTGTGTCCGCACCTGCATCTGCCGCTGCAAGCCGGGGATGACCATGTTCTGTCCAAAATGAACCGGCATTATACTACCGAAGAATATAGCCGCCTGGTAGGCGCCATCCGCCGCCGCGTGCCGGACCTTGCCGTTACTACTGATGTAATTGTCGGTTTTCCTGGTGAAACGCCGGCGATGTTTGCTAACTCATTGGCCTTCGTCGAGCGCATGGCCTTTGCCAAAGTTCACATTTTTCCCTATTCGCGGCGAAGCGGCACTCCTGCCGCCGCTTATCCCGACCAGGTACCGGAGGAAGAAAAAAAGCGGCGCGTCCGGGAAATGCAGCGGGTGGCGGAGAAGGGAGCGGCCGCCTTTCTGGACGCTTTTGTCGGCCGCGAGATGGAAGTGTTGTTCGAGACGGCTAATAACGGTGTTGTCGACGGGCTTACGGGAAACTATATACGGGTGTACACTCGCGGTGGCGGGGACTTAGTCGGTGCCCTTGGCGTCGTTCGCTTAGAAAAGCCATATAAGGACGGATTATGGGGGACATTACTGGCGTAA
- a CDS encoding 16S rRNA (uracil(1498)-N(3))-methyltransferase: MRRFFFPGPLTPEMIITGDDGHHIARVLRLKPGDCIVVVGQDGQACQAEIVAVDGSSVKVACRQALTETKEPPVEVWLAQGLPKGDKMEYIIQKAVELGVSRILPVETAHTVVRYDTEKKAARRERWQKIAYEAAKQCGRAAVPEIAPVQTLSALLKMTLPETVFMLYEGHPARGLKDALRMTTSESYLLLIGPEGGFSSDEVLLCRQRGAHIVTMGPRILRTETAALAALTAVLYERGDLGGT, encoded by the coding sequence GTGCGGCGTTTTTTCTTTCCTGGTCCGCTGACCCCCGAGATGATAATCACCGGTGATGACGGGCATCACATTGCGCGGGTGCTTAGGCTGAAGCCCGGTGACTGTATTGTGGTGGTGGGCCAGGATGGACAAGCCTGCCAGGCGGAAATTGTTGCCGTGGACGGCAGCAGCGTGAAGGTGGCCTGCCGGCAAGCCCTTACCGAGACAAAGGAACCGCCAGTCGAGGTATGGCTGGCTCAGGGGTTGCCAAAAGGCGATAAGATGGAATATATTATCCAGAAGGCGGTAGAGCTTGGCGTAAGCCGGATCTTGCCTGTTGAGACGGCACATACGGTCGTGCGGTACGATACGGAAAAAAAAGCCGCCAGGCGGGAGCGGTGGCAAAAAATTGCTTATGAAGCTGCCAAGCAGTGCGGCCGGGCGGCCGTGCCGGAAATAGCTCCCGTTCAGACGCTATCTGCGCTGCTAAAAATGACATTGCCGGAAACTGTTTTTATGTTGTATGAGGGACACCCGGCGCGAGGTCTTAAAGACGCGCTGAGGATGACAACGAGCGAGTCTTATCTGCTGCTAATCGGCCCTGAAGGTGGGTTTAGTTCCGATGAGGTTTTGCTTTGCCGGCAGCGCGGCGCCCATATCGTCACGATGGGGCCGCGCATTTTGCGTACCGAAACGGCAGCGCTTGCCGCGCTGACCGCGGTGCTGTATGAGCGGGGCGATTTAGGCGGAACCTAA
- the prmA gene encoding 50S ribosomal protein L11 methyltransferase gives MKWAEISIQTTHEATEAVANIFHELGASGVVIEDPEVINAYRRSGTWDYCDLPEAENPEIVTVKAYLPMDDDLDDKLRLFEARVNELSRYQLNKGRGHIYWQEVQEEDWASSWKNYFHPIKVGEKIVIKPSWEKYNQAEGEIVVELDPGMAFGTGTHHTTAMCIRILEDVIKPGDIVFDVGTGSGILAVAAAKLGAGAVYAVDLDPVAVNVAADNASVNGVSHIVKVAQGDLLTGLTGTADVVVANIIADVIIRLVKDIPQKLKEGGVFIASGVIAERLGDVTAAMLAQGLVIDRVVEEGGWAAIAVRRGGD, from the coding sequence TTGAAGTGGGCTGAAATCAGTATTCAGACAACCCATGAGGCCACCGAAGCGGTGGCCAATATTTTTCACGAGTTAGGCGCCAGCGGGGTTGTTATCGAGGATCCGGAGGTCATCAATGCCTACCGCCGGTCTGGCACGTGGGATTATTGCGATCTACCGGAGGCGGAAAACCCAGAAATTGTTACCGTTAAAGCTTATTTGCCGATGGACGATGATTTGGATGACAAACTCCGCCTCTTTGAGGCACGGGTCAACGAACTTTCCCGGTATCAGTTAAACAAAGGGCGCGGGCATATTTACTGGCAGGAAGTGCAGGAAGAAGATTGGGCCAGTTCGTGGAAAAACTATTTTCACCCGATTAAAGTGGGCGAAAAAATTGTCATCAAACCATCATGGGAAAAATATAACCAAGCCGAAGGCGAAATCGTCGTTGAGCTTGACCCGGGGATGGCGTTTGGGACGGGGACGCACCATACTACCGCCATGTGCATCCGTATCCTGGAAGATGTCATAAAGCCCGGTGACATTGTTTTTGATGTGGGCACCGGGTCGGGCATCCTGGCCGTTGCCGCCGCCAAACTGGGGGCTGGCGCTGTTTATGCCGTCGATTTAGATCCGGTTGCGGTCAACGTGGCGGCTGACAATGCTTCGGTAAACGGCGTCTCGCATATCGTGAAGGTTGCCCAGGGCGACTTGCTTACAGGGCTGACCGGAACGGCCGACGTGGTTGTTGCCAATATCATCGCCGATGTGATTATCCGGTTGGTTAAAGACATCCCCCAAAAATTAAAGGAAGGCGGCGTGTTTATCGCCAGCGGCGTCATTGCCGAGCGGCTCGGCGACGTAACGGCGGCCATGCTGGCGCAGGGCTTGGTTATCGACCGCGTTGTCGAGGAAGGCGGCTGGGCGGCCATTGCCGTTCGCAGAGGGGGCGATTAG
- the dnaJ gene encoding molecular chaperone DnaJ: MSKRDYYEVLGVPRTATEDEIKKAFRKLARKYHPDVNRDNPKEAEEKFKEINEAYEVLSDPERRAQYDQFGHAAFDPGQGAGAGGFSGFGGFGAGGFSDIFDMFFGQAGFGARHTGPEKGADLRYDLEISFEEAAFGVEKEIQVPRTEECPTCHGSGAAPGTHPETCPQCRGTGQQQIVQNTPFGRMVNVKTCTRCRGEGKIVRTPCKDCQGRGRVRNKRTIKVKIPAGVDSGSRLRVAYEGEAGVRGGPPGDLYVYIFVKPHKLFTREGSDVICEVPISFVQAALGDEIEVPTLDGKVSLKIPEGTQSGTTFRLKDKGIPHLRGHGRGDQHVRIKVVTPKNLTERQRELLMEFARASGENINPEQKSFFKKVKDFLGS, translated from the coding sequence GTGAGCAAAAGAGATTATTATGAAGTATTAGGCGTGCCCAGGACGGCGACCGAGGACGAAATAAAAAAGGCCTTTCGCAAGCTGGCACGGAAGTACCATCCTGATGTCAACCGTGATAATCCTAAAGAGGCAGAGGAGAAATTTAAAGAAATAAACGAAGCCTATGAAGTTTTGTCCGACCCCGAGCGGCGGGCACAGTATGACCAGTTCGGTCATGCCGCCTTTGACCCCGGCCAAGGCGCCGGGGCAGGCGGTTTTAGCGGGTTTGGCGGGTTTGGCGCCGGCGGGTTCAGTGATATTTTCGATATGTTTTTCGGTCAGGCCGGTTTTGGCGCTCGTCACACCGGCCCGGAAAAAGGCGCCGACTTGCGCTATGACCTGGAAATTTCTTTCGAAGAAGCCGCTTTTGGGGTTGAGAAGGAAATTCAGGTACCCCGTACCGAAGAATGTCCCACTTGTCACGGTTCCGGCGCCGCCCCGGGAACCCATCCCGAGACATGCCCGCAGTGCCGCGGTACAGGGCAGCAGCAGATTGTCCAAAATACTCCTTTTGGCCGCATGGTTAACGTGAAGACCTGTACCCGCTGTCGCGGCGAGGGCAAGATTGTGCGTACGCCTTGCAAAGATTGTCAGGGACGGGGCAGAGTACGCAATAAGCGTACTATAAAAGTCAAAATTCCCGCCGGTGTTGACAGCGGATCCCGCTTGCGTGTCGCTTACGAAGGGGAGGCAGGTGTACGCGGCGGACCGCCTGGAGATTTGTATGTTTATATTTTTGTAAAACCGCATAAACTGTTTACACGTGAAGGCAGCGACGTCATTTGCGAAGTGCCGATAAGTTTTGTGCAGGCTGCCTTAGGTGACGAAATCGAGGTGCCCACCCTGGACGGAAAGGTCAGTCTTAAAATTCCCGAAGGTACTCAGTCCGGTACGACTTTTCGTCTCAAGGACAAAGGCATTCCGCACCTTAGAGGCCATGGCCGCGGTGATCAGCATGTGCGGATAAAAGTGGTTACTCCCAAGAACCTGACCGAACGTCAGCGCGAGCTTTTAATGGAGTTTGCCCGTGCGAGCGGTGAAAATATCAATCCGGAGCAAAAGAGTTTTTTTAAGAAGGTCAAAGATTTTTTGGGATCGTAA